A single genomic interval of uncultured Desulfobulbus sp. harbors:
- a CDS encoding polysaccharide biosynthesis/export family protein, with amino-acid sequence MKIRTYLSITLLLVFALPVLADAATQVQDKVDSLSQPQEKNALTVNKAGLAPYGAELFQGKFAQGYFDGRDDDYLILPGDRVRLQLWGAQSFDGVLEVDARGNLFLPEIGPVKVDGMRHANLEGAIREKVRSVFTRNVEVYVNLLKPQPVAVFVSGFVAQPGRYAGGPTDSVLYFLDLAGGIDPDRGSYRDVRVLRRGKIIARIDLYPFLREGQLPAVRLEDSDVLLVGQRGPSIAVEGQVRHSASFEFQNKEMLNGEQLLALINPENKASHASVVGTRRGAPYNVYLPISDFLKLKLVDGDLVRLHADIPGKTIMVAATGAIVGASRYPINKNTRLHDLLLQIAVEPELANLHGIHIKRKSVAVQQKKALHDALQRLEQNSLTVSSSSVDEANIRMREGELIAKFVQKARQIEPEGTVVVCHGDKVANIYLENGDEIIIPAKSDVVLISGEVVMPQAVVWSSELDVEGYVNSAGGYSERADKHGPLVVKPNGAVMSAKETTIAPGDQILVLPGIDSKNLPMFKDMTQILYQIAIAAKVALDL; translated from the coding sequence ATGAAGATACGCACTTATCTATCGATAACTCTTTTGCTCGTGTTTGCTCTTCCTGTACTGGCTGATGCAGCAACCCAAGTGCAGGACAAAGTTGATTCTCTATCGCAGCCACAGGAGAAAAACGCCCTCACTGTCAATAAGGCTGGCTTGGCTCCTTATGGTGCAGAGCTGTTCCAGGGTAAATTTGCCCAGGGATATTTCGATGGCCGCGACGACGATTACCTTATCCTGCCGGGTGACAGGGTGAGACTGCAGCTCTGGGGCGCCCAGTCCTTCGACGGCGTCTTGGAGGTGGATGCCCGTGGCAATCTGTTTCTGCCGGAGATCGGCCCGGTCAAGGTCGATGGGATGCGTCACGCCAACCTGGAGGGCGCTATTCGTGAAAAAGTTCGCTCGGTTTTTACCCGGAACGTAGAGGTCTATGTAAACCTGCTGAAACCGCAGCCCGTGGCCGTGTTCGTTTCCGGATTTGTCGCCCAACCTGGACGCTATGCTGGCGGACCGACCGATTCTGTGCTCTATTTTCTCGACCTGGCGGGTGGGATCGACCCCGATCGAGGCAGTTATCGCGATGTCAGGGTATTACGCCGGGGGAAGATAATTGCCCGAATCGACCTCTATCCTTTCCTCCGCGAGGGACAGCTGCCCGCTGTACGTCTTGAGGATAGCGACGTTCTGCTGGTCGGTCAACGAGGCCCGAGTATCGCCGTTGAGGGCCAAGTGCGACACTCAGCTTCGTTCGAGTTCCAGAATAAGGAAATGCTCAATGGCGAGCAGCTGCTGGCACTCATCAACCCGGAGAACAAGGCCTCCCATGCCAGCGTTGTCGGCACCCGCCGCGGTGCTCCTTACAACGTCTATCTACCGATCAGCGATTTTTTAAAACTCAAGTTGGTGGATGGTGACCTCGTCCGTCTGCATGCTGACATCCCCGGCAAAACCATTATGGTTGCGGCAACCGGGGCGATTGTCGGCGCCTCCCGTTATCCAATCAATAAAAATACCCGCCTGCACGATCTCCTGCTCCAGATTGCAGTCGAACCCGAGCTGGCGAACCTCCATGGTATCCATATCAAGCGCAAAAGTGTAGCGGTGCAGCAGAAAAAAGCTTTGCATGATGCTCTCCAGCGTTTGGAGCAAAATTCGCTGACTGTCTCCTCCTCCAGTGTTGATGAAGCAAACATCAGAATGCGTGAGGGGGAGCTGATCGCCAAGTTTGTCCAGAAGGCTCGCCAAATTGAACCGGAAGGCACGGTCGTGGTTTGTCATGGCGACAAGGTAGCGAATATCTACCTGGAGAATGGCGACGAAATTATCATTCCAGCCAAGAGTGACGTCGTCTTAATCAGTGGTGAAGTGGTGATGCCGCAGGCGGTCGTCTGGTCGTCTGAACTTGATGTTGAAGGCTATGTCAATAGTGCAGGCGGCTATTCCGAACGGGCAGACAAACATGGTCCGCTTGTCGTCAAGCCGAACGGGGCCGTGATGTCGGCCAAGGAAACGACGATTGCCCCAGGTGACCAAATATTGGTACTCCCTGGTATCGATAGCAAAAATCTGCCGATGTTTAAGGATATGACGCAAATTTTGTACCAGATCGCGATTGCTGCCAAGGTGGCATTGGATCTGTAA